One region of Chlorobiota bacterium genomic DNA includes:
- a CDS encoding tetratricopeptide repeat protein, producing MNPETTLTDLRAAVAAATTPAERAGALIQLAKKLEQQSQYAESLAAAEEAHSLAKEAGDGAAEVEALGLQGFCRWRRGEYRTALPLLEESLKLFEELGNRSGVARATNDIGNVYGRLSEYSKALEYYSRALALHEELEDRSGVAGATGNIGIVYQNLSEYSKSLEYYGRALAMFEELGNRFGVATITMNIGNVYKSLSHYPKALEYYSRSLALREELDERSGVASATNGIGNVYQNLSDYPKALEYYSRALALHEELGNRSGVASVTSNIGTVYGDLSDYPKALEYLSRALALYEELGERSGVAIATGNIGNVYVCLSEYPKALEYYSRALAMREELGERSSVAIATGNIGIVYAFLSDYPKALEYFSRALAMREELGERSGVASITGSLGLLYSKKAFAGYDPTKAEELLRQAIALNEELGTKGQLYKAHQFLATLYEQESRFEEALTHFKKFHEVKEEVQSEEAKKKAIQVEQQRQIAEMEKRTAAERARAKATEELLHKTLPPTIADRMISGERQIADRFDSASILFADVVGFTPMTAQMPASAVLEFMNFVFAHFDSIAAKHGCERIKTIGDGYMAACGAPIECPDHAERIARMAMEMLEDVALPASITEHLPPNTEFEIRIGLHTGSITGGVIGTGKLAYDIYGDAVNTASRMESHGEAGKIHVSEEFAEELRRRGADASSMILTERGMMEVKGKGAMRTYFLQSSILP from the coding sequence ATGAATCCAGAAACAACCCTGACAGATCTGCGCGCCGCCGTAGCCGCAGCCACCACACCTGCCGAGCGCGCCGGTGCGCTGATCCAGCTTGCCAAGAAATTAGAACAGCAAAGCCAATATGCCGAGAGTCTTGCTGCCGCCGAGGAAGCCCATAGCCTTGCCAAAGAAGCAGGGGATGGTGCTGCCGAGGTAGAGGCGTTGGGTCTGCAAGGCTTCTGCCGTTGGCGGAGGGGTGAGTACCGCACGGCACTGCCATTGCTGGAGGAATCGCTGAAACTGTTTGAAGAGCTTGGGAACCGTTCCGGTGTTGCTCGTGCTACCAACGACATCGGGAATGTGTACGGGAGACTTTCGGAGTACTCAAAAGCGTTGGAGTATTACAGCCGTGCGCTTGCCCTACATGAAGAGCTTGAGGATCGTTCCGGTGTTGCTGGTGCCACCGGCAACATCGGGATTGTGTACCAGAACCTTTCGGAGTACTCGAAGTCGTTGGAGTATTACGGTCGTGCGCTTGCCATGTTTGAAGAGCTTGGCAATCGTTTCGGTGTGGCTACTATCACCATGAACATCGGGAACGTGTACAAGTCTCTCTCACATTACCCAAAAGCGTTGGAGTATTACAGCCGTTCGCTTGCCCTGCGTGAAGAACTTGATGAGCGTTCCGGTGTTGCCAGTGCCACCAACGGCATCGGGAATGTGTACCAGAACCTTTCGGATTACCCGAAGGCGTTGGAGTATTACAGCCGTGCGCTTGCCCTGCATGAAGAGCTTGGCAATCGTTCCGGTGTTGCCAGTGTCACCAGCAACATCGGGACTGTGTACGGGGACCTTTCGGATTACCCAAAAGCATTGGAGTATCTCAGCCGTGCGCTTGCCTTGTATGAAGAGCTTGGTGAGCGTTCCGGTGTTGCCATTGCCACTGGGAACATCGGGAACGTGTACGTGTGCCTCTCGGAGTACCCAAAAGCGTTGGAGTATTACAGCCGTGCTCTTGCCATGCGTGAAGAGCTTGGTGAGCGTTCCAGTGTTGCCATTGCCACTGGGAACATCGGGATTGTGTACGCATTCCTTTCAGATTACCCGAAAGCGTTGGAGTATTTCAGCCGTGCTCTTGCCATGCGTGAAGAACTTGGTGAGCGTTCTGGTGTTGCCAGTATCACCGGAAGTCTTGGTTTACTCTACTCCAAAAAAGCATTCGCTGGGTACGATCCCACCAAAGCCGAGGAGCTTCTGCGGCAAGCAATTGCTCTCAATGAAGAACTGGGAACAAAAGGTCAGCTGTATAAAGCCCACCAATTCTTAGCCACCCTCTACGAACAAGAATCCCGCTTTGAGGAAGCACTCACCCACTTCAAAAAATTCCACGAGGTGAAAGAGGAAGTTCAGAGTGAGGAAGCAAAGAAGAAAGCCATCCAAGTAGAACAACAACGGCAGATTGCTGAGATGGAAAAACGCACGGCTGCTGAGCGTGCTCGCGCAAAAGCCACCGAGGAGCTTCTCCACAAAACTCTCCCGCCAACCATTGCCGACCGGATGATCTCCGGCGAACGCCAAATTGCCGACCGCTTCGACTCCGCCAGCATCCTGTTTGCCGATGTCGTCGGCTTCACCCCAATGACTGCGCAGATGCCAGCAAGTGCTGTTCTGGAGTTCATGAACTTCGTCTTCGCCCACTTCGATTCCATCGCGGCAAAGCACGGTTGCGAGCGAATCAAAACGATTGGCGACGGCTACATGGCCGCGTGCGGCGCACCGATTGAGTGCCCGGATCACGCGGAGAGAATTGCCAGAATGGCAATGGAGATGCTAGAAGATGTGGCACTGCCAGCCAGCATCACCGAGCACCTGCCACCCAACACAGAGTTTGAAATCAGGATCGGCCTGCACACGGGAAGCATCACCGGCGGAGTAATCGGCACAGGCAAGCTGGCGTACGACATCTACGGGGACGCAGTAAACACCGCCAGCCGAATGGAGAGCCACGGGGAGGCAGGGAAGATTCACGTGAGTGAAGAGTTCGCGGAAGAACTTCGGCGGCGCGGAGCCGATGCTTCCTCAATGATCCTGACCGAGCGCGGGATGATGGAGGTGAAGGGGAAGGGAGCGATGCGGACGTATTTTCTGCAATCTTCAATTCTTCCATGA
- a CDS encoding tetratricopeptide repeat protein: MNPETTLTDLRAAVAAATTPAERAGALNQLAEELGQQGEYAESLAAAEEAHAAAKEAGDGAAEAEALRLRGVVHWRRGEYRTALPLLEQSLKLYEEREDRSDVARVTVGIGNVYNSLSEYPKALEYYSRSLAMFEELEDRSGVAGATGNIGIVYQNLSEYSKSLEYYGRALAMFEELGNRFGVATITMNIGNVYKSLSHYPKALEYYSRSLALREELDERSGVASATNGIGNVYQNLSDYPKALEYYSRALALHEELGNRSGVASVTSNIGTVYGAFRITQKHWSISAVRLPCMKSLVIVLVLRLSPGTSGMCTNPFRSTRKRWSITVVRLRCMKSLAIVPVLPVSPTTLGVCTNPFRSTRKRWSITAVRLLCMKSLVSVLVLPVSPVTSAHSTHRKHSPSTTPPKPKSFCSRQSPSTKSLESSRTCMGTISL; the protein is encoded by the coding sequence ATGAATCCAGAAACAACCCTGACCGACCTGCGCGCCGCCGTAGCAGCAGCCACCACACCTGCCGAACGTGCCGGTGCGTTGAACCAACTTGCCGAGGAGTTAGGGCAGCAAGGAGAGTATGCTGAAAGCCTTGCAGCGGCGGAGGAAGCTCATGCCGCAGCCAAAGAAGCAGGTGATGGTGCTGCGGAAGCAGAAGCCTTGCGGTTGCGAGGGGTGGTTCATTGGCGGAGGGGCGAGTACCGCACGGCACTGCCATTGCTGGAGCAATCGCTGAAGCTGTATGAAGAACGTGAGGATCGTTCCGATGTTGCTCGTGTCACCGTGGGCATCGGGAATGTGTACAACTCCCTCTCGGAATACCCGAAAGCGTTGGAGTATTACAGTCGTTCGCTTGCCATGTTTGAAGAGCTTGAGGATCGTTCCGGTGTTGCTGGTGCCACCGGCAACATCGGGATTGTGTACCAGAACCTTTCGGAGTACTCGAAGTCGTTGGAGTATTACGGTCGTGCGCTTGCCATGTTTGAAGAGCTTGGCAATCGTTTCGGTGTGGCTACTATCACCATGAACATCGGGAACGTGTACAAGTCTCTCTCACATTACCCAAAAGCGTTGGAGTATTACAGCCGTTCGCTTGCCCTGCGTGAAGAACTTGATGAGCGTTCCGGTGTTGCCAGTGCCACCAACGGCATCGGGAATGTGTACCAGAACCTTTCGGATTACCCGAAGGCGTTGGAGTATTACAGCCGTGCGCTTGCCCTGCATGAAGAGCTTGGCAATCGTTCCGGTGTTGCCAGTGTCACCAGCAACATCGGGACTGTGTACGGGGCCTTTCGGATTACCCAAAAGCATTGGAGTATCTCAGCCGTGCGCTTGCCTTGTATGAAGAGCTTGGTGATCGTTCTGGTGTTGCGATTGTCACCGGGAACATCGGGAATGTGTACGAATCCCTTTCGGAGTACTCGAAAGCGTTGGAGTATTACAGTCGTGCGCTTGCGTTGCATGAAGAGCTTGGCGATCGTTCCGGTGTTGCCCGTGTCACCAACAACATTGGGAGTGTGTACGAATCCCTTTCGGAGTACCCGAAAGCGTTGGAGTATTACAGCCGTGCGCTTGCTCTGCATGAAGAGCTTGGTGAGCGTTCTGGTGTTGCCGGTGTCACCGGTAACCTCGGCTCACTCTACTCACAGAAAGCATTCACCGAGTACAACTCCACCAAAGCCGAAGAGCTTCTGCAGCAGGCAATCACCATCAACGAAGAGCTTGGAATCAAGCAGAACCTGTATGGGAACTATCAGTCTTTAG
- a CDS encoding tetratricopeptide repeat protein: MNPETTLTDLRAAVAAATTPAERAGALNQLAEELGQQGEYAESLAAAAEAHAAAKEAGDGAAEAEALRLRGVVHWRRGEYRTALPLLEESLTLFEEISNRSGIARSTNNIGNVYLNLSEYPKALEHYSRALALHEELGERSGVARVTGNIGIVHWNLSESVKSLEYYARALALHEELGERSGVARVAGNIGDVYRSLSEYPTALEYYLRALAVHEELGERSGVARFTVNIGAVYAHLSEYLKALEYFVRALAVHEELGDRSGVATVTGNIGNVYTRLSEYAKALEYYTRALAVHEELGDRSGVARVTSNIGSVYANLSEYPKALEYDSRALALHEELGDRSGVARVTSNIGSVYANLSEYPKALEYDSRALALHEELGDRSGVAIVTGNIGNVYESLSEYSKALEYYSRALALHEELGDRSGVARVTNNIGRCTNPFRSTRKRWSITAVRLLCMKSLVSVLVLPVSPVTSAHSTHRRHSPSTTPAKPKSFCSRQSPSTKSLESSRTCMGTISL, translated from the coding sequence AAGGAGAGTATGCTGAAAGCCTTGCAGCGGCGGCGGAAGCTCATGCCGCAGCTAAAGAAGCAGGTGATGGTGCTGCGGAAGCAGAAGCCTTGCGGTTGCGAGGGGTGGTTCATTGGCGGAGGGGCGAGTACCGCACGGCGTTGCCATTGCTGGAGGAATCGCTGACCCTCTTTGAAGAGATTAGCAACCGTTCCGGCATTGCCCGTTCCACCAACAATATCGGGAATGTGTACTTGAACCTTTCGGAGTACCCAAAGGCGTTGGAGCATTACAGCCGTGCGCTTGCCCTGCATGAAGAGCTTGGCGAACGTTCCGGTGTTGCCCGTGTCACTGGGAACATCGGGATTGTGCACTGGAACCTTTCGGAGTCCGTAAAATCGTTGGAGTATTACGCTCGTGCACTTGCCCTGCATGAAGAGCTTGGTGAACGTTCCGGTGTTGCCCGTGTCGCTGGGAACATCGGGGATGTGTACCGGAGCCTTTCGGAGTATCCAACAGCGTTGGAGTATTACCTCCGTGCGCTTGCCGTGCATGAAGAACTTGGTGAACGATCTGGTGTTGCCCGTTTCACCGTGAACATCGGGGCTGTGTACGCGCACCTTTCGGAGTACCTGAAAGCGTTGGAGTATTTCGTCCGTGCGCTTGCCGTGCATGAAGAGCTTGGCGACCGCTCCGGTGTTGCCACTGTCACCGGGAACATCGGGAATGTATATACCCGCCTTTCGGAGTACGCAAAAGCGTTAGAGTATTACACCCGTGCGCTTGCCGTGCATGAAGAGCTTGGTGATCGCTCTGGTGTTGCCCGTGTCACCAGCAACATCGGGAGTGTGTACGCGAACCTTTCGGAGTACCCAAAGGCGTTAGAATATGACAGTCGTGCACTTGCCCTGCATGAAGAGCTTGGTGATCGCTCTGGTGTTGCCCGTGTCACCAGCAACATCGGGAGTGTGTACGCGAACCTTTCGGAGTACCCAAAGGCGTTGGAGTATGACAGCCGCGCTCTTGCGTTGCATGAAGAGCTTGGTGATCGTTCTGGTGTTGCGATTGTCACCGGGAACATCGGGAATGTGTACGAATCCCTTTCGGAGTACTCGAAAGCGTTGGAGTATTACAGTCGTGCGCTTGCGTTGCATGAAGAGCTTGGCGATCGTTCCGGTGTTGCCCGTGTCACCAACAACATCGGGAGGTGTACGAATCCCTTTCGGAGTACCCGAAAGCGTTGGAGTATTACAGCCGTGCGCTTGCTCTGCATGAAGAGCTTGGTGAGCGTTCTGGTGTTGCCGGTGTCACCGGTAACCTCGGCTCACTCTACTCACAGAAGGCATTCACCGAGTACAACCCCAGCAAAGCCGAAGAGCTTCTGCAGCAGGCAATCACCATCAACGAAGAGCTTGGAATCAAGCAGAACCTGTATGGGAACTATCAGTCTTTAG